The following coding sequences lie in one Burkholderia cepacia genomic window:
- a CDS encoding MFS transporter — protein sequence MDTSCIASPSSPERDVRGPAHRWRVLAAGVAANMSFSAAAAGIPTTAVWMRSAYHLDNGALGLVLGALGFGVALSELPWGMAADRFGDRRVLLTGLVATAAMLALMVCTIVPSAHAVPPLARVVAAMCCVGLLGGSVNGSSGRAVMRWFGERERGLAMSIRQTAVPLGGGVGAALLPSLASHLGFAAVFGALMLLCAGSAALTWRWLHEPPAEPAVAHLATHRPVARQPDAPHTRNPLASGTVWRIVLGIGLLCAPQFAVLTFATVFLHDFGRLGLAGISAAMVVLQLGAMVMRVWSGRHTDRHGNRRAYLRGSVLVAAGSFTLLAAATAGGAHVPLAAIVAILVFAGICVSAWHGVAYTELATLAGANHAGTALGMANTIVYLGLFATPLAIPPLLAVSSWGVVWLAAALVAGATYPLFAAK from the coding sequence ATGGATACCTCGTGCATCGCTTCCCCCTCCTCACCCGAGCGCGACGTGCGCGGCCCTGCCCATCGCTGGCGCGTGCTGGCGGCCGGTGTCGCCGCGAACATGAGCTTTTCGGCCGCCGCGGCCGGCATTCCGACCACGGCTGTCTGGATGCGCTCGGCCTACCACCTCGATAACGGCGCGCTCGGCCTCGTGCTCGGCGCGCTCGGCTTCGGCGTCGCGCTGTCCGAGCTGCCGTGGGGGATGGCCGCCGACCGCTTCGGCGATCGCCGCGTGCTGCTGACCGGGCTCGTCGCGACGGCCGCGATGCTCGCGCTGATGGTGTGCACAATCGTCCCGAGCGCGCATGCGGTGCCGCCGCTTGCGCGTGTCGTCGCGGCGATGTGCTGCGTCGGCCTGCTCGGCGGCAGCGTGAACGGGTCGAGCGGACGCGCGGTGATGCGCTGGTTCGGCGAGCGCGAACGCGGGCTCGCGATGAGCATCCGCCAGACGGCCGTGCCGCTCGGCGGCGGCGTCGGCGCGGCGCTGCTGCCGTCGCTCGCGTCGCATCTCGGCTTCGCCGCGGTGTTCGGTGCGCTGATGCTGCTGTGCGCCGGTTCGGCCGCGCTCACGTGGCGCTGGCTGCACGAGCCGCCCGCCGAGCCGGCCGTGGCGCACCTCGCCACGCATCGCCCCGTCGCGCGGCAACCGGACGCGCCGCACACGCGCAACCCGCTCGCGAGCGGCACCGTGTGGCGCATCGTGCTCGGCATCGGCCTGCTGTGCGCGCCGCAGTTCGCGGTGCTCACGTTCGCGACGGTGTTCCTGCACGACTTCGGCCGGCTCGGCCTCGCCGGCATCAGCGCGGCGATGGTCGTGCTGCAGCTCGGCGCGATGGTGATGCGCGTGTGGAGCGGCCGTCATACCGACCGGCACGGCAACCGGCGCGCGTATCTACGCGGCTCGGTGCTCGTCGCGGCCGGGTCGTTCACGCTGCTCGCGGCCGCGACGGCCGGCGGCGCGCACGTGCCGCTCGCGGCGATCGTCGCGATTCTCGTGTTCGCCGGCATCTGCGTATCGGCGTGGCACGGCGTCGCGTACACGGAGCTGGCGACGCTCGCGGGCGCGAACCACGCAGGCACCGCGCTCGGGATGGCCAACACGATCGTCTACCTCGGGCTGTTCGCGACACCGCTCGCGATTCCGCCGCTGCTCGCCGTCAGTTCATGGGGCGTGGTGTGGCTCGCGGCCGCGCTGGTCGCCGGCGCGACCTATCCGCTGTTCGCCGCGAAATAG
- a CDS encoding LysR substrate-binding domain-containing protein yields MRRIHLPPLQTLRAFETAVRLQSFTRAADALALTQGAVSQHIRALEAQLGYPLFTRERNGATPTHAAHALALQVRQGLSVLERAFEPALAVRSRSRTCDVTLNVSVLPSVAERWLAPRLPRFAVAHPHIAIALHPDVALAPLRKRDRIDVALRYGPGTWPGVVAEKLMNETIFPVASPVYRNRDGVAPRVPADLVRATLLRHPAQPWEPWLQAARLDLTESARAPRFTDANALIDATLKGRGVALARRSLIEPELADGTLVRVSTVRVTDVYAHYVVWRPGHPHETAIRTWLDWLRSEVRRRTPRR; encoded by the coding sequence ATGCGACGCATCCACCTCCCTCCGCTGCAGACGCTGCGCGCGTTCGAGACCGCCGTGCGGCTGCAGAGCTTCACGCGCGCGGCCGACGCCCTCGCGCTCACGCAAGGCGCGGTCAGCCAGCACATCCGCGCGCTCGAGGCGCAGCTCGGTTACCCGCTCTTCACGCGCGAACGCAACGGCGCGACGCCGACGCATGCCGCGCACGCGCTCGCGCTCCAGGTGCGCCAGGGCCTGAGCGTGCTCGAACGCGCGTTCGAGCCGGCGCTCGCCGTACGCAGCCGCTCGCGTACCTGCGACGTGACGCTGAACGTCAGCGTGCTGCCGAGTGTCGCCGAGCGCTGGCTCGCGCCGCGCCTGCCACGCTTCGCGGTCGCGCATCCGCACATCGCGATCGCGCTGCACCCGGACGTGGCGCTCGCGCCGCTGCGCAAGCGCGACCGCATCGACGTCGCGCTGCGCTACGGGCCCGGCACGTGGCCAGGCGTCGTCGCCGAAAAGCTGATGAACGAAACGATCTTTCCGGTCGCGAGCCCCGTGTACCGCAATCGCGACGGCGTTGCGCCACGCGTGCCGGCCGATCTCGTGCGCGCGACGCTGCTGCGCCATCCCGCGCAGCCGTGGGAGCCATGGCTCCAGGCCGCGCGGCTCGACCTCACCGAATCCGCGCGCGCGCCGCGCTTCACCGATGCGAACGCGCTGATCGACGCGACGCTGAAAGGGCGCGGCGTCGCACTCGCGCGCCGCTCGCTGATCGAACCCGAGCTCGCGGACGGCACGCTCGTGCGCGTATCGACGGTGCGCGTGACCGACGTGTATGCGCACTACGTCGTCTGGCGCCCCGGCCATCCGCACGAAACGGCGATCCGCACCTGGCTCGACTGGCTGCGCAGCGAGGTGCGGCGCAGGACGCCGCGGCGCTGA
- a CDS encoding glutathione S-transferase family protein has product MNAYRLYLSPGACSLAAHIALEETGAPFDVEIVSVQKQQNLAAPYLAINAKARVPALAIPGEPRVLTETPAILTYLARRYPDAQLLPLGDPLREARCHEWLAWLVGWVHGVGYGALWRPGRFIGDPALHGAVSAHGRGTIEAANASIEAGLADGRTWAEPGAHSIVDPFLFVLYRWGVAIGLDMTQHAAWTAHAQREAERPAARRALAREAA; this is encoded by the coding sequence ATGAACGCATATCGTCTCTATCTTTCGCCGGGCGCCTGCTCGCTTGCCGCTCACATCGCGCTGGAGGAAACCGGCGCGCCGTTCGACGTCGAGATCGTCTCGGTGCAGAAGCAGCAGAACCTCGCGGCGCCCTATCTGGCGATCAACGCGAAGGCGCGCGTGCCCGCGCTCGCGATTCCGGGCGAGCCGCGCGTGCTGACCGAAACGCCGGCGATCCTCACGTATCTCGCGCGCCGCTATCCGGATGCGCAATTGCTGCCGCTCGGCGATCCGCTGCGCGAGGCACGATGCCACGAATGGCTCGCCTGGCTGGTCGGCTGGGTGCACGGCGTCGGCTACGGCGCGTTGTGGCGGCCGGGCCGTTTCATCGGCGATCCGGCGCTGCACGGCGCAGTGAGCGCGCACGGGCGCGGCACGATCGAAGCCGCGAATGCTTCGATCGAAGCTGGGCTCGCCGATGGCCGCACGTGGGCTGAACCGGGTGCGCATTCGATCGTCGATCCGTTCCTGTTCGTGCTGTATCGCTGGGGCGTCGCGATCGGACTCGACATGACGCAGCATGCGGCGTGGACAGCGCACGCGCAGCGCGAGGCCGAGCGGCCGGCCGCGCGGCGCGCGCTGGCGCGCGAGGCGGCCTGA
- a CDS encoding phosphocholine-specific phospholipase C: MTSSSRRRFLHTVAQSAGAAVALNAFPESIRRALAIPAARGTGTIRDVEHIVVFMQENRSFDHYFGHLRGVRGYNDRFPIPLPNGKPVWYQPSKADPGKPVLPFRLNTLTTSAQCVGDLDHSWYKTHAAIDGGRYDQWPANKTDMTMGYHVREDIPFHYALADAFTVCDNYFCSLPGPTHPNRSYLMTGTVDPTGKFGGPLLDNSDYVDGDGPPAYQLLSWTTFPERLEARGVSWQIYQQGTTGNDPYNGNYGTNVLQNFANFINAKPGSSLYQRAQTVRTLDNLKDDVINDRLPQVSWLCPPAAFSEHPKYTPAYGANYTSQILDALTSNPDVWRKTVLFIMYDENDGFFDHIVPPQPPTSAAQGASTVTTDGELHTVVNPGRGGSYTADGLPYGLGPRVPMTVVSPWTKGGYVCSQVFDHTSVIRFIGERFGIDEPNITPWRRTVCGDLTAAFDFRSSDASFPPLPDTSQYRSIADQQCTSQPAPTVPATPSPVDPQEPGVRPARALPYELHVNASLYAGTKLRIEFANRGNQGAHFHVYATNRTDGPWRYTVGARRVLHADFDLTVTNGAYAFSVYGPNGFVRVFSGNVSATAAPHRNPAQPEVKAGYDIANGNLYLKLHNHGGAHVTLTLADNAYGAPSRQVTLHGGDEHVEQWALASSHQWYDVTVSDGANGTFSRRFAGHVENGRPSYSDPAAVKPVAAS; the protein is encoded by the coding sequence ATGACGTCATCGAGCCGCCGCCGTTTCCTGCATACCGTCGCACAATCCGCGGGCGCCGCCGTTGCGCTCAACGCCTTTCCCGAATCGATCCGCCGCGCGCTCGCGATTCCCGCCGCGCGCGGCACCGGCACGATCCGCGATGTCGAGCACATCGTCGTGTTCATGCAGGAAAACCGTTCCTTCGATCATTACTTCGGACACCTGCGTGGCGTGCGCGGCTACAACGACCGCTTCCCGATCCCGCTGCCGAACGGCAAGCCGGTGTGGTACCAGCCGTCGAAGGCCGATCCGGGCAAGCCCGTGCTGCCGTTCCGGCTGAACACGCTGACGACGAGCGCGCAGTGTGTCGGCGATCTCGACCACTCGTGGTACAAGACGCACGCGGCGATCGACGGCGGCCGCTACGACCAGTGGCCCGCGAACAAGACCGACATGACGATGGGCTATCACGTGCGCGAGGACATCCCGTTCCACTACGCGCTCGCCGATGCGTTCACCGTGTGCGACAACTACTTCTGCTCGCTGCCGGGGCCGACGCACCCGAACCGCTCGTACCTGATGACGGGCACGGTCGACCCGACCGGCAAGTTCGGCGGCCCGCTGCTCGACAACAGCGACTACGTCGACGGCGACGGGCCGCCCGCGTACCAGCTGCTGTCGTGGACGACCTTCCCCGAACGCCTCGAAGCGCGCGGCGTATCGTGGCAGATCTATCAGCAAGGGACGACGGGCAACGATCCGTACAACGGCAACTACGGCACGAACGTGCTGCAGAACTTCGCGAACTTCATCAACGCGAAGCCCGGTTCGTCGCTGTACCAGCGCGCGCAGACCGTGCGCACGCTCGACAACCTGAAGGACGACGTGATCAACGACCGGTTGCCGCAGGTATCGTGGCTGTGCCCGCCGGCCGCGTTCTCCGAGCATCCGAAATACACGCCCGCGTACGGCGCGAACTACACGTCGCAGATCCTCGATGCACTCACGTCGAACCCGGACGTGTGGCGCAAGACCGTGCTGTTCATCATGTACGACGAAAACGACGGCTTCTTCGACCACATCGTGCCGCCGCAGCCGCCGACGTCGGCCGCGCAGGGCGCGTCGACCGTGACGACCGACGGCGAGCTGCATACGGTCGTGAACCCGGGGCGCGGCGGCAGCTACACGGCCGACGGCCTGCCGTACGGCCTCGGGCCGCGCGTGCCGATGACGGTCGTGTCGCCGTGGACCAAGGGCGGCTACGTGTGCTCGCAGGTGTTCGACCACACGTCGGTGATCCGCTTCATCGGCGAACGCTTCGGTATCGACGAACCGAACATCACGCCGTGGCGCCGCACCGTATGCGGCGACCTCACCGCCGCATTCGACTTCCGTTCGTCGGATGCGTCGTTCCCGCCGCTGCCCGACACGAGCCAGTACCGCTCGATCGCGGACCAGCAATGCACGTCGCAGCCCGCGCCGACCGTCCCCGCGACGCCGTCGCCGGTTGACCCGCAGGAGCCCGGCGTGCGGCCCGCGCGCGCCCTGCCGTACGAGCTGCACGTGAACGCGAGCCTCTACGCCGGGACGAAGCTGCGCATCGAATTCGCGAACCGCGGCAACCAGGGCGCGCACTTCCACGTGTATGCGACGAACCGCACCGACGGCCCGTGGCGCTATACGGTCGGCGCGCGCCGCGTGCTGCATGCGGACTTCGACCTGACGGTGACGAACGGTGCGTATGCGTTCTCGGTGTACGGGCCGAACGGCTTCGTGCGCGTGTTCTCCGGCAACGTGTCGGCCACGGCCGCGCCTCACCGCAACCCGGCGCAGCCGGAGGTCAAGGCCGGCTACGACATCGCGAACGGGAACCTGTACCTGAAGCTGCACAACCACGGTGGCGCCCACGTCACACTGACGCTGGCCGACAACGCGTACGGCGCGCCGTCGCGGCAGGTGACGCTGCACGGCGGCGACGAGCATGTCGAGCAGTGGGCGCTCGCGTCGAGCCACCAATGGTATGACGTGACGGTCAGCGACGGCGCGAACGGCACGTTCTCGCGCCGCTTCGCGGGCCACGTCGAGAACGGCCG